The genomic DNA TGGGGGTCGTCGGCGGGTGCAAAGCAGATAAAGGTCGAGTTTGGAAATTCATTTGTCTGAGGGGTTCCCGTCTTTGAAGCCACCATAACCGGGTAATCACCCAAATAGCGGTAAGCAGTTCCGCGGACATCGTGGGAGGCCTGAACCATACCATCGATAACTGGGTCAAAAATTGATGGATCAGCTCCCAGTGTATCGGCTACCTCCGGCGTGTGGGTAGAAATCGTTTCCTCCCAATTATAATAAGATGATATCGATTTCACCAGAGACAGCTTCATGCGCACACCGCGCCGTGCAAGAGTCGCACAATAGTTGGCAAGCTGAACAGGCGTATAGCCGTTATCCAGCTGACCTATCGCCGCCTGTAAAACGTCGCCGGGATACACGGTGTTCGGGTCGCACTGAGTTCCCTTCGCCTCAGTTAGCTCAATGCCGGTGGGAACGCCCAGCCCCAACCCCTTCGCATATTGGTTGATGCGGGCTATGCCTAACTGCCTGCCGGTATCATAGAAAAAGATGTTGCATGAAGCACGCAGCGAGTCTGCGAGGGTAAAAGGCCCATGGTAGCCCAAACAAGTCGGCTGATAGGTCGGTAAAAATGTATAAACACGCTGACAGTTCACGGTTGTTCCGGGCGTGATAATACCCTCCGCCATCCCCGCGGTACCAACCACAGGCTTAAAACAAGAACCCGGTGCATAGATACCTGAAAATGCACGGTTTAAAAACGGATAAAGCTCATCCGAAGCATTCTTGGCATAATCCTCGGAATAGGTCTCAAGGTTATACGATGGGTAGGTGACCGCCGCCAGCACCTCAGAGTTTTTAACATCTATCGCTACAACCGCACCGGCATTGGCCTCTTTTCCCTGGCCCTCCGGTGCGTTTTCGTTGAGGTATTTAATCTCCTTAACCAGCGCGTCTCTGGCGGTGCGCTGAATATCCTTATCGATGGTCAGCACCAGCGTATTACCCGGCACCGCCGCCTGCTCCTCCGTGATATCCACCACATGGTAAGAGGCATCCAGATCAATTCTGCGCACACCATCAACACCGCGCAATGTCGATTCAAAGGCGCGTTCAATACCTTCCTTGCCCACAAGATCGTCACGGGTGTATCCCTTGTTCTGAGAGAGATAACCTTCCAGTTCATCAGCGAAAATCGCACCAATGCGCCCAATGATATGCGGGGCCAGATCGCCATCGATATAGCCGCGCCGGGCGGTTTCAGCTACCTCAACACCCGGAATAGCATTGCTCATCTGTCGTATCAGCACGGCCGTTTCCAGCGAAATGTTCTCAGCGAAGGTATATCGCACCGCTAGCGAATAGCCCTTGCGCTCCATTTCATAGCGCACACCGGCAATATCGCGCGCCTGTGCCTCTGTCAAGCCTTCAAGCCAACTCTTCGACTCAGGCGTTAGAGCGGTGAACCAAGTTACCTTAGGGTCTTCGGGCTCGGCTGTCAGATGATAGCGCTGCCGCAGCCAATAGAACACATCCTCCGCCTCAGTGTAGCTGTTAGTCCCAAGATGTTTGCGCAGCCGTGCAACCGCATCACTGTCCTCGGAAAAGGCCACACCTTCTTCGGTAATGATCAGCGGCAGGTTGTCAATCCACTGCTCATTAGCGCTCCTGAGCACATCAATCAGCTTCAAAATAGTTTCATTCTCGCTACCTTCGGGCGCCAGTGCACGATCAAACACCAAATTGTAGCAAGCTTCATTATAGGAAAACGGTCGGCCTTGCCTATCCACAATCTCGCCACGTGCCGCCTTAATAACCTGCGTCCGACTGCTACCCTGTTGCTGTTTGGCCAGATAGTCGGCACCTGAAACAATCTGCACCTGTGCGAGTCTGAATAAAAACAGGCTGAACACCAACCAAACGACAACACCAAGCGTTATCAGCCTAAGCTTTTCTTGAGAAATTTTCACACTCGCACACCCCCTTTTCTAAAGCAACGCATAAATTACTGTAAAACCTTCTCTTCAAACCACTCGTGTACCCATCTTACAAGCAAAAAGGCCGCCATCCCAAACACTGCCGTATATACTGCGCATGGCAGCGTTTTAGTCAGCAATAGCCGATTGGCTCCCGCATAGCCCCAGATGCCGTAAATAAGATAATGCGCAACCATACCATAAATCAGCGCAAATCCGCCGCAAAGTAAAAAGGCTGTTTTAACATTGGGCTGAATGAGATAGATTACCAACAGCCCGCATGCGCAGCCGAGTATGAGAAAAAATATTGGTGCCACACCAAATATATGAAAAGCGGCGGTGTCACACAAAACGCCGCCTAGCAAGCCAAAAAGCCCCCCTGCAAACTCACCCTCAATCATCGCAATCGCCGTGATGACCGAAATAACCAAAATCGGGCGCACATTCCCGATAGTCAGCAGCCGGGGGGTCTCCTGCAAAATATAGCAAACTAAAATAAAAACGGTATAAATCACGTTTTTAAAAATAAAGAGCCTAAGTGTCTTTTGTTCCAATATAATTCTCCTATTGGCCAGCAGAGGCCTGCCCTTCAAAGTGCTTTATCACTAAAACATCGCGAACGCCTCGAATATCGGCAGGCGGTGATACTACGGCGTAAAGCGACAAGCCCTTGCTATCCGGTAAGATTTCTTTAATGGTACCGATAACCAGCTCTCTGGGGAACAGCCCGCCGACACCGGTTGTTGCCACAAGATCGCCCACCTTTGCCACAGATTCCCGAGGTAGATAAGAAAGGCGCAGCATACCCTGCTCAGCAAGGGCAAGCTCACCGGTTGTCACGCCAATCTCCCTTGTGTTGGTATTGATCACACCAACCTCAACCATTACGTCGAGTATCGTAAGCACCTTGGAATGGGTGATGCCCACCTCTTGTACAATGCCCACCAATCCCTCTTGTGTGATCACAGGGTCGTTCTTGGTGATACCGTCACTACTGCCTTTGTCAATAGTAAAAGAATAAAATCGGTCGGCCGCATCGCGGCCGATAACCATCGCAGGTTCAAAGTCAAAATCTGGGTTCTTTTCTTTAATTTCGAGATAATTTTTCAGCTGGTCATTCTCAGCTTTAAGTCGATCATACTCCACAAGCTGACTGCGTAGGTCGGCGTTTTCAGTGCGAAGCTGGTCGTTTTCATCCGCAAGCCGCGGCCCCGAAAAATATTCGCTAACGGCGTCATCGACGCTATAGGTGAGCTGCGCGCTGGCACGCTGAAGCGGCGTCAGCACCCAGGCGGTCACCTGAGAAATCATCGGAATGGCTGTGCCTGTGTGCGCAGCGCGAAGCGTAAAAGCAAACACCAACGCCAAAACCAGCGCCAAAATTTTAAAATGCCGGCTCTTAAAAAAATCCTCCATGCAGTCACCTCCTTAAAATGCCATAAAACACAATGAAAACAGGCAGAAGCAAGGCCGCAAGCTACGCCCCTGCCCCTGCCTTGGGTCATCGTGTTTTAAGCGCGGGCGTGATACTCTTTGTCAGCGCTTGTCCTCGCCGCTAGAAAGCACGTCGCGCAGACGGTCAATGTCTTCCAGCACCCGCCCAGTGCCGATAGCGACGCAGTCCAGCGGGTCATCGGCAATTAATACGTTAATGCCGGTTTCCTTCGATATCAGTTTGTCCAACCCGCGCAGCATTGCACCACCGCCAGTTAACATAATGCCGTGGTCAATAATGTCGGCCGCCAACTCGGGCGGCGTGCGCTCAAGGGTGGTTTTAATCGCATCAAGCACCGATGAAATAGAATCGGCCAGCGCCTCGCGAATCTCTTTCGGCGTAATCTGAATATTTTTGGGTAGGCCATCCACTAGATTGCGGCCTTTAATATCCATAACAATCTCTTCCTCATAGGGGAAGGCTGATCCGATATCGATCTTGATCTGCTCGGCGGTACGCTCGCCGATGAGAAGATTGTGTTTGCGCTTGATGTATTGAATGATAGCAAAATCAAAAGAATCGCCGCCTACACGCACCGAGCGCGCCGTTACAATGCCGCCCAGTGAAATAACAGCTACTTCGCTCGTGCCGCCGCCGATATCCACCACCATGCTACCGGTTGCTTCCGCAACAGGTAACCCGGCGCCAATAGCAGCAGCCATAGGCTCTTCTATAATTGAAACACGTCTTCCACCCGCAGCCACAGCAGCCTCGCGTACGGCGCGGCGTTCAACCTCGGTCACGCCCGAGGGAATGCAAATGACAATATTCGGGCGCGCCAAGAAGGAGTTGCCACACACCTTCTTGATGAAGCGTTGGAGCATGTTTGCCGTAATATCAAAATCGGCAATAACGCCGTCCTTTAACGGACGCATCGCGACGATAG from Oscillospiraceae bacterium MB24-C1 includes the following:
- a CDS encoding penicillin-binding transpeptidase domain-containing protein, translated to MKISQEKLRLITLGVVVWLVFSLFLFRLAQVQIVSGADYLAKQQQGSSRTQVIKAARGEIVDRQGRPFSYNEACYNLVFDRALAPEGSENETILKLIDVLRSANEQWIDNLPLIITEEGVAFSEDSDAVARLRKHLGTNSYTEAEDVFYWLRQRYHLTAEPEDPKVTWFTALTPESKSWLEGLTEAQARDIAGVRYEMERKGYSLAVRYTFAENISLETAVLIRQMSNAIPGVEVAETARRGYIDGDLAPHIIGRIGAIFADELEGYLSQNKGYTRDDLVGKEGIERAFESTLRGVDGVRRIDLDASYHVVDITEEQAAVPGNTLVLTIDKDIQRTARDALVKEIKYLNENAPEGQGKEANAGAVVAIDVKNSEVLAAVTYPSYNLETYSEDYAKNASDELYPFLNRAFSGIYAPGSCFKPVVGTAGMAEGIITPGTTVNCQRVYTFLPTYQPTCLGYHGPFTLADSLRASCNIFFYDTGRQLGIARINQYAKGLGLGVPTGIELTEAKGTQCDPNTVYPGDVLQAAIGQLDNGYTPVQLANYCATLARRGVRMKLSLVKSISSYYNWEETISTHTPEVADTLGADPSIFDPVIDGMVQASHDVRGTAYRYLGDYPVMVASKTGTPQTNEFPNSTFICFAPADDPQIAIAVVIEKGWHGYTGAPVARAVLDSFFFPDKAENIADETKPQTAESAPESSEVTGEQGNAGIQAP
- the mreC gene encoding rod shape-determining protein MreC, translating into MEDFFKSRHFKILALVLALVFAFTLRAAHTGTAIPMISQVTAWVLTPLQRASAQLTYSVDDAVSEYFSGPRLADENDQLRTENADLRSQLVEYDRLKAENDQLKNYLEIKEKNPDFDFEPAMVIGRDAADRFYSFTIDKGSSDGITKNDPVITQEGLVGIVQEVGITHSKVLTILDVMVEVGVINTNTREIGVTTGELALAEQGMLRLSYLPRESVAKVGDLVATTGVGGLFPRELVIGTIKEILPDSKGLSLYAVVSPPADIRGVRDVLVIKHFEGQASAGQ
- a CDS encoding rod shape-determining protein, whose product is MLSFSKDIGIDLGTANTLVFMKGKGIILREPSVVAVDTRKDEVLYVGQEAKEVIGRTPGSIVAMRPLKDGVIADFDITANMLQRFIKKVCGNSFLARPNIVICIPSGVTEVERRAVREAAVAAGGRRVSIIEEPMAAAIGAGLPVAEATGSMVVDIGGGTSEVAVISLGGIVTARSVRVGGDSFDFAIIQYIKRKHNLLIGERTAEQIKIDIGSAFPYEEEIVMDIKGRNLVDGLPKNIQITPKEIREALADSISSVLDAIKTTLERTPPELAADIIDHGIMLTGGGAMLRGLDKLISKETGINVLIADDPLDCVAIGTGRVLEDIDRLRDVLSSGEDKR